In Halogranum gelatinilyticum, the following are encoded in one genomic region:
- the proB gene encoding glutamate 5-kinase, protein MSGTAEADTVHETRRLAAEADLVVVKAGTNSLTDEQSNLDDSKVNKLVDDVMDLRQQGKRVLLVSSGAVGAGKGLIGLTDETVEQSQALSTVGQSQLMRRYTERFEQFDQTVAQILLTENDLEDPDRFTNFTNTVETLLEWDIVPIINENDAVATEELRIGDNDMLSSSVAIGIGADLLVTLTDVGGVYTGNPKKDPSAERIETISSNYAAVQELVDESSKDAFGGIRTKVAGARAASEHGIPAIIAKSTESDVLDKISAAEQVGTLFIPTNGDDDD, encoded by the coding sequence ATGAGCGGGACCGCCGAGGCGGACACGGTACACGAAACTCGACGGCTCGCGGCCGAGGCCGACCTGGTCGTCGTCAAAGCGGGGACGAACTCGCTGACCGACGAGCAGTCCAACCTCGACGATTCGAAGGTCAACAAACTCGTCGACGACGTGATGGACCTCAGGCAACAGGGCAAACGGGTGTTGCTCGTCTCCTCGGGTGCGGTCGGTGCCGGGAAGGGCCTCATCGGTCTCACCGACGAGACGGTCGAGCAGTCTCAGGCGCTCTCGACGGTGGGACAGTCGCAGCTCATGCGGCGGTACACCGAGCGCTTCGAGCAGTTCGACCAAACCGTCGCTCAGATCCTCCTGACGGAGAACGACCTCGAAGACCCCGACCGATTCACCAACTTCACCAACACCGTCGAGACGCTTCTCGAGTGGGACATCGTCCCGATAATCAACGAGAACGACGCCGTCGCGACCGAGGAGCTTCGGATCGGAGACAACGATATGCTGTCGTCGTCGGTGGCGATCGGCATCGGTGCAGACCTGTTGGTCACGCTCACCGACGTCGGCGGTGTCTATACCGGGAACCCGAAGAAGGATCCGTCGGCAGAGCGTATCGAAACCATCAGCAGCAACTACGCCGCAGTACAGGAACTGGTCGACGAGAGTTCGAAAGACGCGTTCGGCGGCATCCGAACGAAGGTGGCTGGCGCGCGTGCCGCGAGCGAACACGGCATTCCGGCAATCATCGCGAAGTCGACCGAAAGTGACGTGTTAGACAAGATCAGTGCAGCCGAACAGGTCGGGACGCTGTTCATCCCGACGAACGGAGACGACGATGACTGA
- a CDS encoding HVO_A0114 family putative DNA-binding protein: MTTLHITVGDRAQLREDTLQFVQGTESDKGMTEDDRAVLQFGSYDDLVDSLTPLRLELIQAIATEQPSSMREAARLVDRDVSDVHADLKHLEVLGILELKEGGPGGAIQPVVPFDKIEMHIDYPLLDDVDADSTPASAD; encoded by the coding sequence ATGACGACACTCCATATTACCGTCGGCGACCGAGCACAGCTCCGTGAGGACACCCTGCAATTCGTTCAGGGCACAGAGTCCGACAAGGGAATGACGGAGGATGACCGAGCAGTCCTTCAGTTTGGATCCTACGACGACCTCGTCGATAGCCTCACCCCACTCCGTCTCGAACTCATTCAAGCAATTGCGACAGAGCAGCCCTCGAGTATGCGTGAGGCAGCCCGACTCGTCGATCGCGACGTCTCTGATGTCCATGCAGACCTGAAACATCTGGAGGTACTCGGTATCCTCGAACTCAAAGAAGGTGGCCCCGGTGGGGCAATCCAACCAGTCGTTCCTTTCGATAAGATCGAGATGCACATCGACTATCCGCTCCTCGACGACGTCGACGCAGACAGTACTCCCGCTAGCGCTGACTAA
- a CDS encoding toxin-antitoxin system TumE family protein produces MVGNGAKRIIGQTIDYPESDRFAHISVWSVPGSEAYPEGIKYSMHYGNKPGDTILGYDNAHPETKGHERHDGGDIDGDYEYPGSYVEVLQRFRREVNEYEQD; encoded by the coding sequence ATGGTCGGGAATGGCGCGAAACGAATCATCGGTCAAACAATCGACTATCCGGAATCGGATCGCTTCGCGCATATCTCGGTGTGGTCCGTTCCCGGGTCAGAAGCCTACCCTGAGGGAATCAAGTACAGTATGCACTACGGGAATAAGCCGGGAGACACGATTCTCGGTTACGACAATGCCCATCCGGAGACGAAAGGCCATGAACGTCACGATGGCGGGGACATCGACGGCGACTACGAGTATCCCGGCAGTTACGTCGAGGTCCTGCAGCGATTTCGACGCGAGGTGAATGAATATGAGCAAGACTGA
- the proC gene encoding pyrroline-5-carboxylate reductase, with protein sequence MVHVSVIGCGNMGSALVKGLSRTGRHTITACDVDSEALAAVEPYCETATTELAVAAESPVVFVVVKPDLTATIVEELDLSDDQTLVSIAAGVSTTTLEARTDASVVRVMPNLAAATGDMAAAVAGAELTDNVVELLSDAGVFVEVDEAQMHISTAVNGSGPAFVFYLLNAMTQAGVAGGLDPDDAEILAAQTFKGAAETVLTSEKSIDELIDDVCSPKGTTIEGMEVLRESTADEAVSDAVAAAERRSEELARGTGDE encoded by the coding sequence ATGGTACACGTCAGCGTCATCGGATGTGGAAATATGGGGAGTGCCCTCGTGAAGGGGCTTTCACGGACCGGGAGACACACGATAACGGCTTGTGACGTCGACAGCGAGGCCCTCGCGGCGGTCGAGCCGTACTGCGAAACGGCCACGACGGAGCTCGCGGTCGCTGCGGAGTCTCCAGTCGTGTTCGTCGTCGTCAAGCCCGACCTCACCGCTACGATCGTAGAGGAGCTTGATCTCTCGGACGACCAGACGCTCGTCTCCATCGCTGCGGGGGTTTCGACGACGACGCTCGAAGCGCGGACGGACGCCAGCGTCGTTCGGGTCATGCCGAACCTCGCGGCCGCGACTGGCGACATGGCGGCCGCCGTCGCCGGCGCGGAACTCACCGACAACGTCGTCGAACTGCTCAGCGACGCCGGTGTCTTCGTCGAGGTAGACGAGGCACAGATGCACATCTCGACTGCGGTCAACGGGAGCGGGCCCGCGTTCGTCTTCTATCTCCTGAACGCGATGACACAGGCGGGTGTCGCCGGTGGGTTGGATCCCGACGACGCTGAAATCCTCGCAGCACAGACGTTCAAGGGTGCGGCCGAAACCGTCCTCACCTCCGAGAAGTCGATTGACGAACTCATCGACGACGTCTGTTCGCCGAAAGGAACGACCATCGAAGGGATGGAAGTGCTGCGGGAGAGCACCGCCGACGAGGCGGTCTCGGACGCGGTCGCCGCCGCAGAACGGCGGTCGGAGGAACTGGCACGGGGGACCGGCGATGAGTGA
- a CDS encoding RNA-guided endonuclease InsQ/TnpB family protein — MAKQVVTRTYTASIRNQQRVSDDLDSLGFSASKLWNVGRWTCDRVWSEIGYIPGHNELTSYLKSHERYDDLHSQSSQRVLQELAEAFNGWYGKRRNGDTGANPPKYRKHGDDHPRSTVTFKAAGFKLDTNHERVRLSKGSNLKEYWSDFILCKYQTRPDVNLSTVENVQQVRAVWTGDEWELHFVCKVEIEVADAPGEKTVGVDLGINNFAALAYETGHSELYPLNCLKQDDYYFSKRIAQCDDSDSNQATRLNQKKSARRTHYLHTLSKHIVERCVDEGVGTIVVGDLSGTREDEENGESKNWGKHGNLDLHSWAFDRFTSMLEYKADMEGITVAQVSERDTSKSCSCCGQKREVNRVERGLYVCDSCETVANADVNGAENIRQKVSPSLATDGGDRSNGWLAQPSRFLFDKETGAFAPQEHVTS, encoded by the coding sequence ATGGCGAAACAGGTCGTCACCCGCACCTACACTGCTTCCATACGGAATCAGCAACGGGTGTCCGACGACCTCGATTCGCTCGGGTTTTCAGCCTCAAAACTCTGGAACGTCGGACGATGGACGTGTGACCGTGTGTGGTCCGAGATCGGCTACATCCCCGGTCACAACGAACTCACCTCGTATTTGAAGTCACACGAACGCTACGATGACCTGCATTCTCAGTCAAGTCAGCGAGTCCTTCAAGAACTCGCTGAAGCGTTCAACGGCTGGTACGGCAAACGACGCAACGGAGACACGGGAGCGAACCCACCGAAGTACCGCAAACACGGTGACGACCATCCACGGAGTACGGTGACGTTCAAAGCCGCAGGCTTCAAACTCGACACCAACCACGAGAGAGTCCGACTCAGCAAAGGCTCCAACCTGAAAGAATACTGGTCGGACTTCATCCTCTGCAAGTACCAGACGCGCCCTGACGTTAATCTCTCCACTGTCGAGAACGTCCAACAAGTTCGGGCTGTCTGGACTGGTGACGAGTGGGAACTGCACTTCGTCTGCAAGGTCGAAATAGAGGTCGCTGACGCACCCGGTGAGAAGACCGTGGGTGTTGATCTCGGCATCAACAACTTCGCCGCACTCGCCTACGAAACCGGTCACAGCGAACTATACCCGCTGAACTGCTTGAAGCAGGATGACTACTACTTCAGCAAGCGCATCGCTCAGTGTGACGATTCGGACTCCAACCAAGCGACACGGTTGAACCAGAAGAAGTCGGCTCGCCGTACCCACTACCTCCACACCCTGTCCAAGCACATCGTTGAACGGTGTGTTGACGAAGGTGTTGGGACGATTGTGGTGGGTGACCTCTCGGGCACCCGTGAGGATGAGGAGAACGGCGAGTCGAAAAACTGGGGCAAGCACGGCAACCTTGACTTGCACTCGTGGGCGTTCGACCGCTTCACCTCGATGCTTGAATACAAGGCCGATATGGAAGGCATCACGGTCGCGCAGGTATCGGAGCGCGATACGTCGAAGTCGTGTTCATGCTGTGGTCAGAAGCGTGAGGTGAACCGTGTTGAACGCGGACTGTACGTCTGCGATTCGTGTGAGACGGTGGCGAACGCGGACGTGAATGGCGCCGAGAACATTCGGCAGAAAGTATCTCCGAGTCTCGCCACGGATGGCGGTGATAGGAGTAACGGCTGGTTGGCACAGCCATCGAGGTTCTTGTTTGACAAGGAAACTGGTGCGTTCGCACCTCAAGAACACGTAACATCGTAA
- a CDS encoding SWIM zinc finger family protein, whose translation MTNAFANLDSTWRVVKRAQYEAFEFELCDGGIRVKNCSHAEPADHEYHVTVDDGIPVACECPADAKYSSACKHRVAVAIRTPLLDAAATQAVADGGTVVSDGDAGETDECDCADLGDGFPCWECYRTGKRTLPE comes from the coding sequence ATGACGAATGCATTTGCAAACCTCGACAGTACTTGGAGAGTCGTCAAACGAGCCCAGTATGAGGCATTCGAGTTCGAACTTTGTGATGGTGGTATTCGCGTCAAAAACTGCAGTCACGCCGAGCCAGCGGATCACGAGTACCACGTCACCGTCGACGACGGAATCCCGGTGGCGTGTGAGTGTCCAGCCGACGCGAAGTACTCGTCGGCGTGTAAGCACCGTGTTGCAGTTGCGATTCGGACTCCACTCCTCGATGCCGCTGCAACGCAGGCGGTCGCCGACGGCGGAACCGTCGTGAGCGATGGTGACGCTGGCGAGACAGACGAGTGCGACTGTGCAGACCTTGGCGACGGGTTCCCCTGCTGGGAGTGCTATCGAACGGGGAAGCGAACACTGCCGGAGTAG
- a CDS encoding glutamate-5-semialdehyde dehydrogenase: MTEKTTETKVEEAQTAALRIASLSDDERSEALHAIAETIDARHEEILEANERDVREAEELLEAGEYSQALVDRLKLSSSKLDSITDMVRSVAAQEDPLGKTQEARKLDERLELYKRSVPIGVVGTIFESRPDALVQIASLCLRSGNAVILKGGSEASHSNRILFELIQEATADVPSGWAQLIEARADVDTVLGMDDSIDLVMPRGSSEFVSYIQDNTSIPVLGHTEGVCHVYVDSEADIPMATDIAYDAKVQYPAVCNAVETLLVHESVAEEFLPEIAAQYEDADVEMRGDDASRAIVPMETASETDWETEYGDLVIAVKIVGSLEEATDHITTYGSKHTDSIVTDDSTRAGLFMRSLDSASVFHNASTRFADGFRYGLGAEVGISTGKIHARGPVGLEGLTTYQYFLEGDGQVVGTYAGADAKPFLHEDFDASWNQGSLSNQ, encoded by the coding sequence ATGACTGAGAAAACGACCGAAACGAAAGTCGAAGAGGCACAGACGGCCGCGCTCCGAATCGCGAGCCTGTCGGACGATGAACGCTCCGAGGCACTCCACGCGATCGCGGAGACGATTGACGCGAGACACGAAGAGATACTCGAAGCGAACGAGAGAGACGTCCGCGAGGCGGAGGAACTCCTCGAAGCGGGAGAGTACAGTCAGGCACTCGTCGACCGGCTGAAACTCTCGTCGTCGAAACTGGACAGCATCACGGACATGGTTCGGAGCGTGGCCGCCCAGGAGGACCCGCTCGGAAAGACGCAAGAGGCCCGAAAGCTCGATGAAAGGTTGGAACTGTACAAGCGTTCCGTTCCCATCGGTGTCGTCGGGACGATCTTCGAATCCAGACCCGACGCACTCGTACAGATCGCGTCGCTCTGCCTGCGCTCGGGTAACGCAGTGATACTGAAAGGCGGGAGCGAGGCGAGTCACTCGAACCGGATCCTCTTCGAGCTGATCCAGGAGGCGACGGCCGACGTCCCCAGCGGATGGGCACAGCTCATCGAAGCGCGAGCGGACGTGGACACCGTCCTCGGGATGGACGACTCCATCGACCTCGTCATGCCACGAGGCAGTTCGGAGTTCGTGAGCTACATCCAGGATAACACGAGCATCCCGGTGCTCGGTCACACTGAGGGCGTCTGCCACGTCTACGTCGACAGCGAGGCGGACATCCCGATGGCGACCGACATCGCGTACGACGCGAAGGTGCAGTATCCCGCCGTGTGTAACGCGGTCGAGACGCTCCTGGTCCACGAAAGCGTCGCCGAGGAGTTCCTCCCGGAAATCGCCGCACAGTACGAGGACGCCGACGTCGAGATGCGAGGCGACGACGCGTCGCGAGCGATCGTACCGATGGAGACGGCCAGCGAGACCGACTGGGAGACCGAGTACGGTGATCTCGTCATCGCCGTCAAGATCGTCGGATCGCTCGAAGAGGCGACCGACCACATCACGACGTACGGCTCCAAGCATACGGATTCGATCGTCACCGACGACTCCACCCGCGCCGGATTGTTCATGCGGAGTCTCGACTCGGCGAGCGTGTTCCACAACGCCTCGACACGGTTCGCCGACGGCTTCCGCTACGGGCTCGGGGCCGAAGTGGGGATCAGCACCGGGAAGATTCACGCGCGCGGTCCCGTCGGCCTCGAGGGACTCACAACCTACCAATACTTCCTCGAAGGCGACGGACAGGTCGTCGGAACGTACGCGGGTGCCGACGCGAAACCGTTCCTGCACGAGGACTTCGACGCCTCCTGGAACCAGGGGTCGCTGTCGAACCAGTAG
- a CDS encoding HVO_A0114 family putative DNA-binding protein, with product MSKTEPTNDGANDRRTLTVRVGTPDNAFDAVEAQLAALEAGDEPEPLYEVVLQREEDLQRLLSARNVQLLQTIAREEPQSIREAARFVGRDVRQVHDNLSELETLGLVEFEQVGRSKKPTVWYDDINIELPVAITDTEPVDDSAKA from the coding sequence ATGAGCAAGACTGAACCAACCAATGATGGAGCGAACGACCGCCGGACGCTGACCGTTCGAGTCGGCACACCTGACAATGCTTTCGATGCGGTCGAAGCACAGCTCGCAGCCCTTGAGGCGGGCGATGAACCAGAGCCACTCTATGAGGTCGTCCTCCAGCGGGAGGAAGATCTTCAACGATTGCTGTCAGCGAGAAACGTCCAGCTCCTGCAAACCATTGCTCGCGAAGAGCCACAGAGCATTCGTGAAGCTGCACGATTCGTCGGTCGCGACGTCCGGCAGGTTCATGACAACCTCTCGGAGCTCGAAACACTTGGACTAGTTGAGTTCGAGCAGGTTGGTCGCTCGAAGAAGCCGACGGTGTGGTACGATGATATCAATATCGAACTCCCGGTTGCGATCACTGATACAGAACCAGTTGATGATAGCGCGAAGGCCTGA